A region from the Arachis ipaensis cultivar K30076 chromosome B01, Araip1.1, whole genome shotgun sequence genome encodes:
- the LOC107609716 gene encoding uncharacterized protein LOC107609716 has translation MKQDYNVQVHPKMIQRALKEAREIVVGNDKAQYGKLWDYLQELHRSNPGSTADMCVDPIPQSLPLFDKIYICLDACRNGFVKGYRPLIGLDGCFLKGYYGGQLLTAMSLDANNHVFVIAYAITRAENTENWMWFLTRLQDDLGDHQVRGWNLMSDQQKGLMRAAKEVMPYAHHRNCVLHIWKNLQQRFNNKQVKGLLWHAAKCTTQVQFKAPMEKFKSECHGGWEYMNQFDPGVWCKAYFSHGPKNDSLTNNMCEVWNSMIVKAREKPILTMCEEIRCTIIKKMAKHKRILGRCIGKLAPMQQWRLDRHIKPQSHKWNAQWSGDNDRVLFEVTRGKHKLGVNLQQHTYTCNAWQLTGMPCVHAVAAISKLRIKAAEDFVSPYLTMDAVRKTYDLCVNPVNSKKFWEKTDHPKPQPPRIVRPAGRPKKRRTESGAPPPPPPVIGDKMKRTFQVTYSKCGEKGHYYKTCKGAPAKPDWQPKRKKAKVASKALVAMTENVAPVLPPIGNVAGIDGGVNNIPVEEPEPINLDPLDTARKNKKKMPKRPHVEPDEINISQTAPTAEVPETDQTTPINQTTTQAPKAQPHSAAPKFRPKQMVRRPPSPPVQSNEHPHNVQA, from the exons ATGAAACAGGACTACAATGTTCAGGTCCATCCAAAAATGATCCAAAGGGCTTTGAAAGAAGCTAGGGAAATTGTTGTTGGGAATGACAAGGCACAATATGGGAAGTTGTGGGATTATTTACAAGAGTTGCATAGGAGTAACCCAGGCAGCACGGCTGACATGTGTGTTGACCCAATTCCGCAATCTCTACCGCTGTTTGACAAAATTTACATATGCTTAGATGCGTGCAGAAATGGATTTGTTAAGGGTTACAGACCACTAATAGGCCTAGATGGATGCTTTTTAAAGGGGTATTATGGAGGCCAACTCCTAACTGCAATGTCACTTGATGCTAACAACCATGTATTCGTTATTGCATATGCTATTACAAGAGCAGAAAACACAGAGAACTGGATGTGGTTCTTAACTCGGCTTCAGGATGATTTGGGAGACCATCAAGTGCGTGGATGGAATCTCATGTCCGACCAACAGAAG GGACTTATGCGTGCAGCAAAGGAAGTCATGCCCTATGCACACCATAGAAATTGTGTGCTGCACATTTGGAAGAATCTTCAACAAAGATTCAATAACAAGCAGGTAAAAGGACTGTTATGGCATGCTGCCAAGTGCACTACTCAGGTACAGTTCAAAGCACCAATGGAGAAGTTTAAAAGTGAGTGCCATGGAGGATGGGAGTATATGAATCAATTTGACCCAGGAGTTTGGTGCAAGGCATATTTCAGTCATGGTCCGAAGAATGACAGCCTCACCAATAACATGTGTGAGGTTTGGAATTCTATGATAGTTAAGGCAAGGGAGAAGCCGATTCTAACAATGTGTGAAGAAATAAGGTgtacaataataaaaaagatggcCAAGCACAAGAGGATTCTAGGGAGGTGCATTGGAAAACTGGCACCAATGCAGCAGTGGAGGCTTGACAGGCACATTAAACCACAGAGTCATAAATGGAATGCACAATGGAGCGGAGATAATGACAGGGTTCTATTTGAAGTTACTAGGGGAAAACACAAATTAGGCGTCAATCTCCAACAACATACATACACTTGCAATGCATGGCAGTTGACAG GGATGCCATGTGTCCACGCAGTTGCTGCTATCTCTAAGTTGAGGATCAAGGCTGCTGAAGACTTTGTGAGCCCTTATCTCACTATGGATGCTGTGAGGAAAACATATGACTTGTGTGTAAATCCAGTGAACAGCAAAAAATTTTGGGAGAAGACAGACCATCCAAAGCCACAACCACCCAGGATAGTAAGACCAGCTGGTCGTCCAAAGAAACGCAGGACTGAATCCGGTGCACCCCCTCCCCCTCCCCCAGTGATTGGCGACAAAATGAAAAGAACTTTTCAGGTAACGTATAGCAAATGTGGGGAGAAGGGGCATTATTATAAAACATGCAAGGGAGCACCAGCTAAACCCGACTGGCAACCAAAAAGGAAGAAGGCAAAAGTGGCTAGCAAAGCTTTGGTTGCGATGACTGAAAATGTAGCTCCTGTCCTTCCCCCTATAGGGAATGTGGCTGGTATTGATGGTGGTGTAAATAACATACCTGTTGAAGAACCTGAACCTATTAACCTGGATCCTCTT GATACGGctaggaaaaataagaaaaaaatgccAAAGAGGCCGCATGTAGAGCCAGATGAGATAAACATTTCACAAACTGCCCCAACTGCAGAG GTTCCAGAAACTGATCAAACTACTCCAATAAATCAGACCACAACTCAGGCTCCAAAGGCTCAGCCCCATTCTGCAGCTCCAAAGTTTAGGCCCAAACAGATGGTCAGAAGACCCCCAAGTCCTCCAGTGCAGTCCAACGAACATCCTCACAATGTACAAGCCTAA